In Desulfobaculum bizertense DSM 18034, a genomic segment contains:
- a CDS encoding HlyD family type I secretion periplasmic adaptor subunit, giving the protein MSMNPSDKHTSMFLERTVTHRRSVSPMRIVVWIIVLLIFAFIIWATLARVPEVARTRGQVIPLGKVLNIQSLEGGQIVSLLVSEGQTVEKGQPLVRFEPLQTATDVNQLASRTAALELDAERLRAFVEGGEPSFGSYEQKYPKFVDQQRKLLRAQRAELDAEISVLSNQLIQKQKAVEAINRQLPVVRKQIRSSREIAQTYEKLSKQKIASRLELLNAQQRESEFRKEAEELEGMKKVLTNELTEIAEKKKSLRHNRIKAAEDERSELLAELSETSSRLSERQTSLDKLLMVSPVDGIIKALPFSSPGAVVKPGETLAEIVPLNVALVVEVHISPRDIGFVHVGQEARVRIDTFDYSRYGALEGTLTKVSPTTFTGPKGEIFYKGEVTPKASVIGEGSARGTLLPGMTASADIVTGHKTVFQYLLKPVFTVANQGFQER; this is encoded by the coding sequence ATGAGTATGAACCCATCGGACAAACATACAAGCATGTTTCTCGAACGCACAGTCACTCACAGGCGCTCTGTTTCTCCCATGCGAATTGTCGTCTGGATTATTGTACTTCTCATCTTTGCGTTCATTATCTGGGCAACACTCGCCCGTGTCCCAGAGGTTGCCCGGACTCGCGGGCAGGTGATTCCACTCGGCAAAGTGCTCAACATCCAAAGTCTCGAAGGCGGGCAGATCGTCTCTTTGCTTGTCTCGGAAGGGCAAACCGTTGAAAAAGGGCAACCCCTTGTGCGCTTTGAGCCGCTCCAGACGGCAACGGATGTAAATCAGCTTGCCTCCCGGACCGCAGCACTTGAGCTGGATGCTGAACGCCTGCGCGCCTTTGTTGAAGGTGGGGAACCGAGCTTTGGTTCATACGAACAGAAATACCCCAAGTTTGTGGACCAGCAACGAAAACTGCTTCGCGCACAGCGAGCTGAGCTGGATGCGGAAATCAGCGTTCTTTCAAATCAGCTCATTCAGAAACAAAAAGCAGTGGAAGCCATCAACAGACAGCTTCCCGTGGTTCGCAAGCAAATTCGGTCTTCGCGTGAAATAGCCCAGACCTATGAAAAGCTGTCAAAACAAAAGATAGCCTCCCGACTGGAGCTTTTGAATGCCCAGCAGCGGGAATCTGAATTCCGTAAGGAAGCAGAAGAACTCGAAGGGATGAAAAAGGTTCTGACCAACGAGCTGACAGAAATTGCAGAAAAGAAAAAGAGCCTGCGCCATAACAGAATTAAGGCAGCAGAAGACGAGAGATCTGAGCTGCTGGCTGAACTTTCTGAAACTTCATCTCGCCTGAGTGAACGCCAAACCTCGCTGGACAAACTCCTTATGGTTTCTCCTGTTGACGGCATTATCAAGGCTCTGCCCTTCTCCTCACCGGGCGCGGTTGTCAAACCCGGCGAAACGCTAGCCGAGATCGTCCCGCTCAACGTGGCACTGGTTGTAGAAGTTCACATTTCACCCCGCGACATTGGTTTCGTTCATGTTGGACAAGAAGCGCGTGTCCGCATTGATACCTTTGACTACTCCCGCTACGGCGCACTTGAGGGCACCCTGACCAAAGTCAGCCCCACAACCTTTACCGGCCCAAAGGGTGAAATCTTCTACAAGGGAGAAGTGACCCCCAAGGCAAGTGTCATTGGAGAAGGAAGCGCAAGAGGAACACTGCTTCCCGGCATGACCGCATCAGCAGATATCGTGACAGGTCACAAGACCGTCTTCCAGTATCTCCTGAAGCCTGTCTTCACCGTAGCCAATCAGGGCTTCCAGGAACGTTAG
- a CDS encoding peptidase domain-containing ABC transporter — protein MNWDVSSLQYPFYESSCQANTECRTEFMSILQNSEIPHSVYMDVLSEILANLCWKGTPKELISTLPLGRALTFEDVRDVLAQLGYDSEIVPPKDLDMVRWPTLHVPVNGSPHVLSPTDTIPRSGILLVVSPQVEPLSKPPNTSWLSWTVSSLWGQMSGAFVASFFINAVGLALPFFTRYVYDRAIPARSVNALVYLGIGVGLAILFGTLFRIIRSRLLTYSGGRTAFLSSVESMKRILSLPLAVLTRSSTDSHILRLRDLERVREFVSGAFATAIMDAPFVLLFLGAIAYLGGWLVLVPITFIFLYAIIIPFLTIFEDRAMRRAARLNAERTAIQQDSVEHLKDFVGVGLEECWSMHYARISVRAAAANRKYSLAASTLRVVAKALSTLTALATLGFGMILVLQNLLTPGGLIASMMLIWRTTAPIQAFATSFSRYYQLRHSARQIDRLMNLQGENLESSLVSPLQDISPSVTLNKTVFRYTADREPALAGVSFDVNEGEVVGITGPNGAGKTTLLLTVAGLLQPQGGSVLIGNRDIRQFMPEDFRSWLGLVPENDQLFTGTLRQNLRVARIEATDDELRAALSEAGAGDLEASLPDGLDTEMYTERGPRVGFSMQQALSLARALVKRPKILLFDEPTFRRSERFFDAFKAIVENTNEKRTILIASHDREILAMCDRVVLMDEGAPVSIGKVTLPETVTINTSNA, from the coding sequence ATGAACTGGGATGTCAGCTCTCTCCAATACCCCTTTTATGAGTCCTCCTGTCAGGCAAACACAGAGTGCCGCACAGAGTTTATGTCTATCTTGCAAAACTCTGAAATCCCGCATTCTGTTTATATGGATGTTCTGTCAGAAATTTTGGCAAACCTGTGCTGGAAAGGCACACCAAAAGAACTTATCAGTACCCTGCCTCTTGGCCGAGCACTGACCTTTGAGGATGTTCGGGATGTTCTGGCCCAGCTTGGCTATGATTCAGAAATCGTTCCGCCCAAAGATCTGGACATGGTTCGCTGGCCGACCCTGCATGTGCCTGTAAATGGCTCTCCTCATGTGCTGTCGCCAACCGATACAATCCCCCGCTCAGGCATTCTGCTTGTTGTTTCGCCACAGGTGGAACCGCTGAGCAAACCGCCGAACACGTCATGGCTTTCATGGACTGTGTCCAGCCTGTGGGGACAAATGTCTGGTGCATTTGTTGCCAGTTTCTTCATCAACGCGGTGGGTCTGGCCCTGCCATTCTTCACAAGATACGTCTATGACCGGGCCATTCCAGCCCGCTCCGTGAACGCTCTTGTCTACCTTGGCATCGGCGTTGGGCTTGCCATTCTCTTTGGTACACTCTTCCGCATTATCCGTTCCCGCCTTTTGACGTATTCCGGCGGGCGTACAGCCTTTTTGTCCAGCGTTGAGTCCATGAAACGCATCCTGTCTCTGCCTCTGGCCGTTTTGACCAGAAGCAGTACGGATTCGCACATTCTTCGACTGCGCGACCTTGAACGGGTTCGTGAATTCGTTTCTGGCGCTTTTGCCACTGCGATTATGGATGCTCCATTTGTTTTGCTCTTCCTTGGCGCCATTGCCTACCTTGGTGGCTGGCTGGTGCTGGTCCCGATCACATTCATTTTCCTGTACGCCATTATCATCCCGTTCCTCACGATTTTTGAAGATCGTGCCATGCGCCGGGCCGCACGGCTGAACGCCGAGCGCACAGCAATTCAGCAGGACTCTGTCGAGCACCTGAAAGACTTTGTTGGTGTTGGTCTGGAAGAATGCTGGTCCATGCATTACGCCCGTATTTCTGTCCGGGCCGCAGCCGCAAACCGCAAGTACTCTCTCGCAGCCTCTACCCTGCGAGTCGTTGCAAAAGCGCTTTCGACCTTGACAGCACTAGCGACTTTAGGGTTTGGTATGATACTGGTCCTCCAAAATCTCCTCACGCCTGGTGGTCTCATTGCATCCATGATGCTTATCTGGCGCACGACCGCCCCAATTCAGGCCTTTGCGACATCCTTTAGCCGCTACTACCAGCTGCGCCACTCTGCCAGACAGATTGACCGCCTGATGAATCTTCAGGGTGAAAACCTTGAATCTTCTCTGGTCTCTCCGCTTCAAGACATTAGTCCATCAGTCACGCTAAACAAAACCGTTTTCCGCTATACCGCAGACCGTGAGCCTGCCCTTGCTGGCGTTTCTTTTGACGTTAACGAAGGTGAAGTTGTGGGCATCACTGGTCCAAACGGTGCAGGCAAAACAACCCTGCTTCTGACCGTTGCGGGACTGCTCCAGCCTCAGGGTGGCAGCGTCCTTATTGGCAACCGGGACATTCGTCAGTTTATGCCAGAAGATTTCCGATCCTGGCTTGGCCTTGTTCCAGAAAACGATCAGCTCTTCACAGGGACTCTCCGCCAGAATCTGCGTGTTGCACGCATTGAGGCAACTGATGATGAGCTTCGTGCAGCCCTCAGTGAAGCTGGTGCTGGCGATCTTGAAGCGTCACTGCCAGATGGTCTGGATACTGAAATGTATACGGAACGTGGCCCACGTGTTGGCTTCTCCATGCAGCAGGCCTTGAGCCTTGCCCGGGCACTGGTCAAACGCCCCAAGATCCTGCTCTTTGATGAACCTACATTCCGCCGCTCCGAACGCTTCTTTGATGCGTTTAAGGCCATTGTTGAAAACACAAATGAAAAGCGGACGATCCTGATCGCTTCACATGACCGCGAAATTTTGGCCATGTGCGACCGGGTTGTTTTAATGGATGAGGGTGCCCCGGTAAGCATCGGAAAGGTAACTCTTCCCGAAACCGTGACCATCAACACATCCAATGCATAA
- a CDS encoding ABC transporter transmembrane domain-containing protein has translation MQKTTLKDAVSNLKPGLGTQIDTVLLSILVNILSLAIPIVILQVYDRILPNKAYNTATLLFLGAAAAVITEAFLRYARTHVLSQYAERFEYASSLLAFKKLFRTDIASAMNMGTGALTQRLNDISSIRDHYAGQSYLVLYDLPFSFLFLAAIWYIGRELVLVPLILFGVALTLALLAGKFLQSASHQVSRMEDRRINYITSILNSLISLKSLGGERLSSRRFRHKTKKLIADRTRLDRISHAISDVVAMLGYLTTVAVVVVGAIFVMQGKLSTGGLAACTILAGRSLGPVVALVVLWTQLQRTAVAETRIHELWSLPEDSIFNADDRAAGPSSGEVQLNGVKLERGGKPISLDVHLAPGDKLVVEDSADQILPALVGLLIGSNTPAEGQVLVGGKPLNEFSRSAYRKAVGFIPRRASLFRGSIMENLTLFQPAEERRALELSEKLGLSAFVYKMPSGFKTNVGDMLGGPIESGILQRVAIVRALINNPKVLILNEADEGIDLDGKERLQNLLREMSGITVLLCPADSTMRQAFDETLRLNADTIHRVKTQEVAS, from the coding sequence ATGCAAAAAACAACTTTGAAAGATGCTGTTTCAAACCTGAAACCAGGACTGGGGACACAGATTGACACTGTGCTTCTCAGCATTCTGGTCAACATCCTGAGTCTGGCAATCCCTATTGTCATTCTGCAGGTTTATGACCGGATTCTGCCAAACAAGGCGTACAATACCGCAACGCTTCTCTTTTTGGGGGCAGCTGCAGCGGTTATTACCGAAGCCTTCCTGCGCTATGCCAGAACTCACGTTCTCTCGCAGTACGCAGAGCGATTTGAATACGCATCTTCACTGCTTGCTTTCAAAAAACTCTTCCGCACCGACATTGCCTCCGCCATGAACATGGGGACCGGTGCCCTGACCCAGCGCCTCAATGACATCAGCAGCATTCGCGATCATTATGCTGGCCAGTCCTATCTCGTTCTCTATGACCTTCCCTTTTCTTTCCTGTTCCTTGCAGCAATCTGGTACATCGGGCGCGAACTTGTTCTTGTACCACTCATCCTCTTTGGTGTCGCCCTGACTCTTGCACTTCTTGCCGGAAAATTTCTGCAGTCAGCATCTCACCAGGTGAGCAGAATGGAAGATCGTCGCATCAATTACATTACTTCCATTCTCAACAGCCTCATCTCACTCAAAAGCCTTGGCGGTGAGCGCCTGAGCTCCCGACGCTTCCGTCACAAGACCAAAAAACTTATCGCCGACCGAACCCGCCTCGACCGAATCAGCCATGCCATTTCTGACGTTGTCGCCATGCTTGGCTACCTGACGACAGTGGCAGTCGTTGTTGTCGGTGCTATTTTTGTTATGCAGGGCAAGCTCTCCACTGGTGGACTGGCAGCCTGCACAATTTTGGCAGGGCGAAGCCTTGGCCCAGTAGTGGCTCTTGTTGTGCTGTGGACCCAGCTCCAGCGCACTGCCGTTGCAGAAACCAGAATTCACGAACTGTGGTCCCTCCCAGAAGATTCCATTTTTAACGCCGACGACAGAGCTGCAGGCCCAAGTTCCGGCGAAGTCCAGCTGAATGGCGTCAAACTTGAACGTGGCGGCAAGCCAATCTCTCTGGATGTGCACCTCGCTCCCGGCGACAAACTGGTCGTAGAAGACAGTGCCGATCAAATCCTGCCTGCACTGGTTGGACTCCTCATTGGCAGCAACACCCCCGCCGAAGGACAAGTTCTTGTTGGCGGCAAGCCTCTCAATGAATTTAGCCGCAGCGCCTACAGAAAAGCTGTGGGATTTATTCCCAGACGGGCCTCCCTGTTCAGAGGCTCCATCATGGAAAATCTGACCCTATTCCAGCCCGCAGAAGAACGCCGGGCACTTGAACTGTCAGAAAAACTTGGTCTCTCGGCCTTTGTGTACAAAATGCCTAGTGGCTTCAAAACCAATGTCGGTGACATGCTTGGTGGTCCCATCGAATCCGGCATTCTCCAGCGCGTTGCCATTGTCCGGGCACTTATTAACAACCCCAAGGTTCTCATTCTGAATGAAGCCGATGAAGGCATCGACCTTGATGGTAAAGAACGCCTGCAAAACCTTCTGCGCGAAATGAGCGGCATTACGGTGCTCCTCTGCCCCGCAGACAGCACCATGCGGCAGGCTTTTGACGAAACCCTTCGCCTGAATGCAGACACCATTCACCGCGTCAAGACCCAGGAGGTTGCATCATGA
- a CDS encoding sulfide/dihydroorotate dehydrogenase-like FAD/NAD-binding protein, with amino-acid sequence MFEIVKKEQLIPGKTSKLEISAPLIAKKAQPGNFVILRVCEHGERIPLTIADTDPEKGTITIVYLVLGKSTSQLEELGEGDMIPDVCGPLGKATHLEKHGTVICVGGGTGIAAMHHIAKGHHNIGNHVVSIIGARSKDLLLFEDELRKISDEMIICTDDGSYGEQGLVTEPLKRRLEEDKAVAEVVAVGPVPMMRAVSDTTKPFGVKTTVSLNSIMVDGVGMCGACRVTVGGETKFTCVDGPEFDGHAVDFAELSKRLCAFKPMEKECYDHYCTCGRHQHEENK; translated from the coding sequence ATGTTCGAGATCGTCAAAAAAGAGCAACTGATTCCGGGAAAAACAAGCAAACTGGAGATTAGTGCTCCGCTTATCGCCAAGAAGGCACAACCGGGAAACTTTGTGATCCTTCGTGTCTGTGAGCATGGAGAGCGTATTCCCCTGACCATTGCAGATACTGATCCAGAGAAAGGCACCATTACTATTGTTTACCTCGTGCTGGGTAAATCCACGTCTCAGCTGGAAGAGCTGGGCGAGGGCGACATGATTCCTGATGTCTGTGGTCCTCTTGGCAAGGCAACCCATCTGGAAAAGCACGGCACCGTCATTTGTGTTGGCGGTGGTACGGGCATTGCCGCAATGCATCACATTGCAAAAGGCCATCATAATATTGGTAACCATGTTGTTTCCATCATTGGTGCCAGAAGCAAAGACCTGCTGCTTTTTGAAGATGAGCTTCGCAAAATCTCTGACGAGATGATCATCTGTACTGATGACGGCAGCTATGGTGAGCAGGGCCTCGTGACTGAGCCGCTCAAGCGACGCCTTGAGGAAGACAAGGCCGTTGCTGAGGTTGTTGCTGTTGGGCCGGTGCCGATGATGCGTGCGGTTTCTGATACCACAAAGCCTTTTGGGGTGAAGACAACGGTAAGCCTGAACTCCATCATGGTTGATGGCGTGGGTATGTGCGGCGCCTGCCGAGTGACGGTTGGCGGCGAGACTAAATTCACCTGCGTTGATGGCCCTGAGTTTGACGGACATGCAGTCGACTTTGCTGAGCTTTCCAAGCGTCTGTGTGCGTTCAAGCCGATGGAAAAGGAATGCTATGATCACTACTGCACCTGTGGCCGCCACCAGCATGAGGAGAACAAGTAA
- the gltA gene encoding NADPH-dependent glutamate synthase, protein MAKKIAPRTPMPTQDPKVRSTNFDEVALGYTEEMAINEAKRCLQCKKPKCVQGCPVEVPIPQFIHALAEGNPKEAYSVIKTTNSLPAICGRVCPQENQCEGNCILNAKGEPIAIGRLERFVADRAIHDSACGMVTGEDACALIDEEKKVACIGSGPSSLTAAGYLASRGCKVTVFEALHELGGVLVYGIPEFRLPKDDVVAKEIAALKEIGVDFQTNIVGGKTVNFSDLFEDGYKAIFVGVGAGLPRFLNIPGESAIGVFSANEYLTRVNLGRAYRFPEYDTPVIRGKNVTVYGGGNVAMDSARTALRLGADSVRIVYRRTQDAMPARREEVEHAVEEGVIMECLASPLEFKEDENGKLQTVVLQRMELGEPDDSGRRRPVAIEGETYELPTDLAVIAVGTRPNPVLLENEPELKLNKWGCIDVDEESGETSIKNVYAGGDIVTGAATVILAMGAGRRAAKHIAERLDCAD, encoded by the coding sequence ATGGCTAAAAAAATTGCACCCCGTACCCCAATGCCGACTCAGGACCCCAAAGTCCGAAGCACCAATTTTGACGAAGTTGCTCTTGGGTATACCGAAGAAATGGCAATCAACGAGGCCAAGCGCTGCCTGCAGTGCAAAAAGCCGAAGTGTGTTCAGGGTTGCCCGGTCGAAGTCCCGATTCCTCAGTTTATCCATGCTCTTGCAGAGGGCAATCCGAAGGAAGCCTACTCTGTCATTAAGACCACGAACAGCCTGCCTGCTATTTGCGGCCGTGTCTGCCCGCAGGAGAATCAGTGCGAAGGTAACTGTATTTTGAATGCGAAGGGTGAGCCGATTGCTATCGGTCGGCTGGAACGTTTTGTTGCTGACCGCGCCATTCATGATTCCGCATGTGGCATGGTCACTGGTGAAGACGCCTGTGCACTCATCGACGAAGAGAAAAAGGTTGCCTGTATTGGCTCTGGTCCCTCTTCTTTGACTGCTGCTGGATATCTTGCTTCCCGAGGCTGCAAGGTCACGGTTTTTGAAGCCCTGCACGAGCTTGGTGGTGTGCTTGTCTATGGTATCCCGGAATTCCGTCTGCCCAAGGACGATGTTGTTGCCAAGGAAATTGCCGCTCTGAAAGAAATTGGCGTTGATTTCCAGACCAACATCGTTGGCGGCAAGACCGTCAATTTCTCTGATCTTTTTGAGGATGGCTACAAGGCGATTTTTGTTGGCGTAGGCGCTGGCCTGCCTCGCTTCCTGAACATTCCGGGCGAAAGCGCAATCGGTGTGTTCTCTGCCAACGAATATCTGACTCGCGTCAACCTTGGGCGTGCGTATCGCTTCCCTGAGTATGACACCCCTGTTATTCGCGGGAAGAATGTCACCGTGTATGGCGGTGGTAACGTCGCTATGGATTCTGCCCGTACAGCACTTCGCCTTGGCGCAGACTCCGTGCGTATTGTGTATCGCCGTACGCAGGACGCTATGCCCGCTCGCCGTGAGGAAGTTGAACACGCAGTGGAAGAAGGCGTTATTATGGAATGCCTCGCATCCCCGCTCGAATTTAAGGAAGATGAAAACGGCAAGCTCCAGACTGTCGTGCTCCAGCGCATGGAGCTTGGCGAGCCTGATGATTCTGGCCGTCGTCGTCCTGTTGCGATTGAGGGCGAGACCTACGAGCTGCCTACTGACCTTGCTGTTATCGCCGTTGGAACCCGTCCTAACCCCGTCCTTCTTGAGAATGAGCCAGAGCTGAAACTCAACAAGTGGGGCTGCATTGACGTTGATGAAGAGTCTGGTGAAACCAGCATCAAGAACGTCTACGCTGGTGGCGATATTGTCACTGGTGCTGCAACGGTTATTTTGGCAATGGGCGCTGGTCGCCGTGCTGCAAAGCATATTGCCGAGCGTCTTGATTGCGCTGACTAA
- a CDS encoding class I SAM-dependent methyltransferase, with the protein MRMIQDWIEENYTFKAAQGVWLRQGHDEFAYSDGDAVEKAIYKRVLIAKDRSVSSDELFATCDDWPSLYHLSPERSNLLRPFGDFLQGKRVLELGCGCGAITRFLGEAGADVLALEGSFRRASIAAARCEGLENVTVLCDKILEAPIQSQKFDVVTLIGVLEYARMFSESEDPIAETLRMARSLLNPGGCLLLAIENRFGLKYFAGAREDHLGTAMDGIEGGYRPKGPVTFSRKVLERYLKECGFAQSELHLPLPDYKLPRAMIHPAGIDDENFAAEALLTDVAARDYSRFEQYVFSAPAAWPGLHEAGLTRDLANSFLFVAWADEVQPCLSDGVLAEYYGEFMLRETQKVVQFVKENDAYQVRRQPLSPPAKRLRSLRGFRHVLEDEPYFRGETMQAHLTHAISMSGWTIQDIVEALRPWVELLKEHSVERDGKAYIPGKFYDLIPCNAILVDGKATAIDQEWISQEELFPLSYMVLRGLSISLIRQHLVGVPQKGTPLRYEEIFKAFMSALNLSYDRKEIEECWNCEKVLQANFGNRCRSFQQYCTLELNPRVDLTSALAALEQEQKRSVELFKANKELKQSLRELMKAQ; encoded by the coding sequence ATGAGAATGATTCAGGACTGGATTGAGGAGAACTACACATTTAAGGCAGCTCAGGGTGTCTGGCTCCGGCAGGGACATGATGAGTTTGCGTATTCGGACGGAGATGCTGTTGAGAAAGCGATTTATAAGCGGGTACTGATTGCAAAAGACCGCTCAGTTTCTTCGGACGAGCTTTTTGCCACCTGTGACGATTGGCCGAGTTTGTATCATCTCAGTCCTGAGCGAAGCAATCTCTTGCGTCCTTTTGGGGATTTTTTGCAGGGGAAACGAGTGCTGGAGCTTGGTTGTGGTTGTGGAGCCATAACGCGGTTTTTGGGCGAAGCTGGTGCAGATGTTTTGGCGTTAGAGGGGAGTTTCCGGCGGGCTAGCATTGCTGCTGCACGTTGTGAGGGACTGGAAAACGTGACGGTGCTTTGCGACAAAATTCTTGAGGCACCGATACAGTCCCAAAAGTTTGACGTTGTGACGCTGATTGGCGTTCTGGAGTATGCCAGAATGTTCAGCGAGAGTGAGGACCCGATTGCTGAAACGCTTCGTATGGCCCGGAGTCTGCTGAATCCCGGCGGATGCTTGCTTTTGGCGATTGAGAATCGCTTTGGACTGAAGTATTTTGCTGGTGCGCGGGAAGATCATCTTGGGACAGCGATGGACGGCATTGAGGGCGGATACAGGCCCAAAGGTCCGGTTACCTTTAGCCGAAAAGTGCTTGAGCGCTACCTGAAAGAGTGCGGTTTTGCGCAGAGCGAGCTGCATTTGCCCCTCCCTGACTACAAGCTGCCCCGGGCGATGATCCATCCTGCTGGGATTGATGATGAAAATTTTGCTGCAGAGGCTTTGCTGACTGATGTCGCAGCTCGCGATTATTCTCGCTTTGAGCAGTATGTGTTTTCTGCTCCTGCGGCGTGGCCGGGGCTTCATGAAGCCGGACTGACACGGGATCTCGCAAATTCTTTTCTGTTTGTGGCGTGGGCAGACGAGGTTCAGCCCTGCCTTTCTGACGGTGTTCTTGCTGAGTATTATGGCGAGTTCATGCTTCGGGAGACGCAGAAAGTCGTGCAGTTCGTCAAAGAAAATGACGCCTATCAGGTTCGGCGTCAGCCCCTGAGTCCCCCTGCAAAGCGTTTGCGCTCATTGCGAGGCTTTAGACATGTCCTCGAAGATGAGCCGTATTTTAGGGGCGAAACCATGCAGGCTCACCTGACCCATGCGATTTCTATGTCTGGCTGGACGATTCAGGATATTGTGGAAGCGTTGCGTCCGTGGGTTGAGTTGCTGAAGGAGCATAGCGTGGAGCGGGATGGAAAGGCGTATATTCCCGGAAAGTTCTACGATCTCATTCCATGCAATGCGATACTCGTTGATGGGAAGGCCACGGCCATCGATCAGGAGTGGATTTCTCAGGAAGAACTTTTCCCCCTGTCCTATATGGTCCTGCGTGGACTCTCGATTTCTCTGATTCGGCAGCATCTTGTTGGAGTGCCTCAAAAGGGAACTCCTTTACGGTATGAGGAGATTTTCAAGGCCTTCATGTCTGCTTTGAATTTAAGCTATGACCGGAAAGAGATCGAAGAGTGTTGGAATTGTGAAAAGGTTTTGCAGGCCAATTTTGGCAACAGATGCAGAAGTTTTCAGCAGTATTGTACTCTGGAGCTGAATCCCCGGGTTGACCTGACATCTGCGCTTGCCGCGCTGGAGCAGGAACAGAAGCGATCTGTGGAGCTGTTTAAGGCGAACAAGGAATTGAAGCAGAGCCTCCGTGAGCTGATGAAGGCACAATAG
- a CDS encoding two-component system sensor histidine kinase NtrB translates to MLLDELFLKTIFMHMPVGLAVMGEDGGIVTVNEAFERIFLMDAGQVAGKGWGELFLTDEKNPEFNQVILDTIARRANGIKREVPYFRDSGETLTLMLVSSYLERQGERAGMLVLIDDVTEIRKLADREKRLLAERAFLVREREEGVQKLAMCLAHQIRNPVLTIGGYANLLLRNADLAPSLRPRAEGILDGSMRLEELVKAVASFAALPSPSPLNVELESLLGSMISSVERYAAEQGKRLYVNNGSFPQCLLHVDPVLVQEALLFVGMNCVDFAKDDDVRVRVRYQFHEKKKQHVILFSDQGTGIASSDLPYIYDPFFTTKAQGVGMGLTSARRILREHGGELHVRSREGAGTFVAMHFPA, encoded by the coding sequence ATGCTGCTTGATGAACTGTTTTTGAAGACAATTTTTATGCATATGCCTGTAGGTCTCGCTGTCATGGGAGAAGACGGGGGAATCGTTACGGTGAATGAGGCCTTTGAGCGTATTTTTTTAATGGATGCCGGACAGGTTGCGGGAAAAGGCTGGGGTGAGCTTTTTTTGACCGATGAAAAGAATCCTGAATTTAATCAGGTTATTCTTGATACGATTGCCCGCCGAGCCAATGGAATAAAGCGTGAAGTTCCATATTTTCGTGACAGTGGCGAGACTCTGACATTGATGCTGGTTTCTTCGTATTTGGAGCGGCAGGGAGAGCGGGCTGGGATGCTTGTCCTCATTGATGACGTGACGGAAATTCGAAAGCTTGCTGACCGGGAGAAACGCTTGCTTGCTGAGCGGGCTTTTTTGGTCCGAGAGCGTGAAGAAGGCGTTCAAAAGCTTGCGATGTGCCTTGCGCATCAGATTCGAAACCCGGTCTTGACGATTGGCGGCTACGCTAACCTGCTTTTGCGTAATGCCGATCTTGCACCGAGTCTGCGGCCTCGTGCAGAAGGCATACTGGATGGTTCCATGCGCCTTGAGGAGCTAGTCAAGGCTGTTGCCAGTTTTGCAGCGCTTCCAAGTCCATCTCCTCTGAATGTCGAGTTGGAATCCCTGCTGGGGAGCATGATTTCCAGTGTGGAACGCTACGCCGCGGAACAGGGGAAACGCCTCTATGTGAACAACGGAAGTTTTCCACAGTGCCTTTTGCACGTGGACCCTGTTCTTGTTCAGGAAGCGCTTTTGTTTGTTGGGATGAACTGTGTGGACTTTGCCAAAGATGACGATGTTCGCGTTCGGGTTCGCTATCAGTTCCATGAGAAAAAAAAGCAGCATGTGATTCTTTTTTCCGATCAGGGAACAGGAATTGCCTCGTCTGATTTGCCCTATATTTATGATCCCTTTTTTACCACCAAGGCGCAGGGCGTTGGTATGGGGCTGACATCGGCCCGTCGGATTCTGCGCGAGCATGGCGGTGAGCTGCATGTACGAAGCCGGGAAGGAGCAGGGACTTTTGTAGCAATGCATTTCCCGGCCTGA
- a CDS encoding STAS domain-containing protein produces the protein MEISVQDRGEVRILQLAGRFDASVVSEFKQAVQLGEKEGQQRFVVDLSALTFLDSSGLGALVASLRGIAQNGGDMRLAAPGPEVQALLELTRLDRVFDIYPEVDGAV, from the coding sequence ATGGAAATATCGGTTCAGGATCGCGGTGAAGTTCGAATTCTTCAGCTTGCAGGGCGCTTTGATGCCAGTGTTGTTTCGGAGTTCAAGCAGGCCGTTCAGCTGGGCGAAAAAGAAGGACAGCAGCGTTTTGTCGTTGATCTGTCCGCGCTGACCTTTTTGGACAGTTCTGGTCTTGGTGCACTGGTCGCATCACTTCGGGGTATTGCCCAGAATGGCGGTGACATGCGCCTCGCAGCTCCGGGACCAGAAGTGCAGGCCTTGCTGGAACTGACTCGCCTTGATCGGGTGTTTGATATTTATCCAGAGGTGGATGGAGCCGTGTAA